A stretch of Blattabacterium cuenoti DNA encodes these proteins:
- a CDS encoding redox-regulated ATPase YchF: MKCGIIGLPNTGKSTFFNLISNSKALSENFPFCTIEPNYGITKVPDPRLSQISQIIQPIKIIPSQIKIVDIAGLIKGSHKGDGLGNQFLSQIRETNIIIHMIRLFKDISVLHVEGSINPIRDKEIIDMELQLKDLETIDNRLEKITKKNKIDESISILKKVSSFLKEGKNIRMYPFKNHEKKHINNLNLLTIKPVIYVCNVDEKLSLNDNSHIKNIKKIAKMENSIFIVLSLKKDRYGIDKVIKNAYKLLNLQSFFTIGKKEVRSWSIPNPCTAIEAASVIHTDLKKGFIKAEIIHYNDFIKYRSEEKVKKSGKIFLAGKNYLIQDGDIIHFRFYR; the protein is encoded by the coding sequence ATGAAATGTGGAATTATTGGTCTTCCCAATACAGGAAAATCAACATTTTTTAATCTGATTTCTAATTCTAAAGCTTTATCAGAAAATTTTCCTTTTTGTACCATAGAGCCCAATTATGGGATTACAAAAGTTCCAGATCCAAGATTATCCCAAATAAGTCAAATCATTCAACCCATAAAAATTATACCATCTCAAATAAAAATAGTAGATATTGCTGGATTAATTAAAGGTTCTCATAAAGGAGATGGATTAGGTAATCAATTTTTATCTCAAATACGTGAAACAAATATTATCATTCATATGATACGATTATTTAAAGATATCAGTGTTCTACATGTAGAAGGATCTATAAATCCTATTAGAGATAAAGAAATTATTGATATGGAATTACAGTTAAAAGATCTAGAAACAATAGATAATCGATTAGAAAAAATCACTAAAAAAAATAAAATAGATGAATCCATAAGTATTTTGAAAAAAGTTTCTTCTTTTTTAAAAGAAGGAAAAAATATACGAATGTATCCCTTCAAAAATCATGAAAAAAAACATATCAATAATTTGAATCTATTAACAATTAAACCTGTTATTTATGTATGTAATGTAGATGAAAAATTAAGTTTGAACGATAATTCACACATAAAAAATATAAAAAAAATAGCAAAAATGGAAAATTCTATTTTTATAGTTTTATCTTTAAAAAAAGATCGTTATGGAATTGATAAGGTTATTAAAAACGCCTATAAATTATTGAATTTACAAAGTTTTTTTACAATAGGAAAAAAAGAAGTACGGTCTTGGTCTATTCCTAATCCATGTACCGCTATAGAAGCCGCTTCTGTTATTCATACAGATTTAAAAAAAGGATTTATAAAAGCAGAAATCATCCATTACAATGATTTTATCAAATATAGATCAGAAGAAAAAGTAAAAAAATCAGGAAAAATTTTTTTGGCAGGAAAAAATTATTTAATCCAAGATGGAGACATTATTCATTTTCGATTTTATCGATGA
- a CDS encoding penicillin-binding protein — protein MKQEERYPLLYKSYLVGFLFIFIATLIIFNLFYIQNYSEKYKKNVVEKTIRTNLIKAKRGNIYASDNSILAMSIIKYNIHVDFISISEKLYQENIDSLCHYLDILFNKPRFFFYKKFKYEKQKGNRYFLLAKNLDYPHFKILRNLPIFNKGQIKGGFIVEKKICRVHPIENIGKRTLGYDDHRGKVGLEGAFSKYLKGKDGKRLEQRISSKIWKPLKFENEVDPEDGKDVFSTIDIYLQDIAYHALIQELYQSKAHHGCVVLMDVKSGEIPAMINLERTKKNTYEDLRNFAVWEGNEPGSTFKTMSILAALEDKKIDIDMIVNTKGGVLYFKGKKIRDCHYNGYVEMNIKQILELSSNVGVAKIIYDNYKENPKKFIEYLSKWKLDHKIGIDIPGESMPLIPKPGKKNWSSMTLPWMTFGYNIKMTPLQILTFYNAIANKGKMIKPLFIRKIKHHGKNIKKYTKPIIMNSSIAGASSLKKIQSMLEGVVKNGTAKKYYHPEYPYAGKTGTTQLDYWIKKKNISYNSSFVGYFPAKNPKYSCIVVISKPKIGYYGIEVAAPVFDKIAKSIYPIIETKKIVINKKKDNKENLLKKIIKSQNFLWKKKWIMPNVISVPGKEIIPLLENRGFDIRYKGIGKVIDQSVKPGNKLKKNQIIFLKLEE, from the coding sequence ATGAAACAAGAAGAAAGATATCCATTATTATATAAATCTTACTTAGTTGGTTTTTTATTCATTTTTATTGCAACACTAATTATTTTTAATTTATTCTATATTCAAAATTATTCAGAAAAATATAAAAAAAACGTTGTAGAAAAAACAATTAGAACAAACTTAATTAAAGCTAAACGTGGAAATATTTATGCTTCAGATAATAGTATCTTAGCTATGTCTATTATAAAATATAACATACACGTTGATTTTATATCTATATCTGAAAAATTATATCAAGAAAATATTGACTCTTTATGTCATTATTTAGATATTTTATTTAATAAACCAAGATTTTTTTTCTATAAAAAATTTAAATACGAGAAACAAAAAGGAAATAGATATTTCTTGTTAGCAAAGAATTTAGATTATCCACATTTTAAAATATTACGAAATTTACCAATTTTTAACAAAGGACAAATAAAAGGTGGTTTTATTGTAGAAAAAAAAATATGTAGAGTGCATCCTATAGAAAATATAGGAAAAAGAACATTAGGATATGATGATCATAGAGGAAAAGTAGGATTAGAAGGAGCCTTTAGTAAATATTTAAAAGGAAAAGATGGAAAAAGATTAGAACAACGTATTAGTTCTAAAATATGGAAACCATTGAAATTTGAAAATGAAGTAGATCCAGAAGATGGAAAAGACGTTTTTTCTACCATAGATATATATTTACAAGATATAGCTTATCATGCATTAATTCAAGAATTATACCAGTCTAAAGCTCATCATGGATGTGTTGTACTTATGGATGTAAAAAGTGGAGAAATTCCTGCTATGATTAATCTAGAAAGAACCAAAAAAAATACTTATGAAGATTTAAGAAACTTTGCAGTATGGGAAGGAAACGAACCAGGATCAACATTCAAAACCATGTCTATTCTTGCCGCTCTAGAAGATAAAAAAATAGATATAGACATGATTGTAAATACTAAAGGTGGAGTCCTGTATTTTAAAGGAAAAAAAATACGTGATTGTCATTATAATGGATATGTAGAAATGAATATAAAACAGATTTTAGAATTATCTTCTAATGTAGGTGTAGCAAAAATTATTTATGATAATTATAAAGAAAATCCAAAAAAATTTATAGAATATTTGTCTAAATGGAAATTAGATCATAAAATAGGAATAGATATTCCAGGAGAAAGTATGCCTTTGATTCCTAAACCAGGAAAAAAAAATTGGAGTAGTATGACGTTACCATGGATGACTTTTGGATATAACATTAAAATGACCCCTTTACAAATACTTACTTTTTATAATGCTATAGCAAATAAAGGTAAAATGATTAAACCTTTATTTATTAGAAAAATAAAACATCATGGAAAAAATATAAAAAAATACACAAAACCTATTATTATGAATTCATCGATAGCTGGAGCTTCTTCTTTAAAAAAAATTCAAAGTATGTTAGAAGGGGTTGTTAAAAATGGAACAGCTAAAAAATATTATCATCCAGAATATCCTTATGCAGGAAAAACAGGAACAACACAATTGGATTATTGGATAAAAAAAAAAAATATATCTTATAATAGTTCTTTTGTAGGATATTTTCCTGCTAAAAATCCGAAATATTCTTGCATTGTCGTTATTTCAAAACCAAAAATAGGATATTATGGAATTGAGGTAGCAGCCCCTGTATTTGATAAAATAGCTAAATCTATTTATCCAATAATAGAAACAAAAAAAATAGTTATTAATAAAAAGAAAGATAACAAAGAAAATTTATTAAAAAAAATTATAAAATCACAAAACTTTCTTTGGAAAAAAAAATGGATTATGCCTAATGTAATATCTGTTCCTGGAAAAGAAATCATTCCTTTATTAGAAAATAGAGGCTTTGATATACGATATAAAGGAATAGGAAAAGTTATTGATCAGTCTGTAAAACCAGGAAATAAATTGAAAAAAAATCAGATTATATTTCTTAAACTAGAAGAATGA
- the dapF gene encoding diaminopimelate epimerase: protein MKLDFFKYQGTGNDFILIDSREQIVKEDPFLFKKLCDRHFGIGSDGIILIQNDSKSDFYMKYYNSDGKESTMCGNGGRCAIFFAKTLEIPKKRINQTYFRAIDGFHYGFIKRERVVSINLIDIKKDIIEIYPKHVFLNTGSPHHIVFIKKVNKINVYQEGRKIRFQNSYLKEGVNVNFVEIVDKNILQVRTYERGVEKETLSCGTGVTASVIAACETNKISNSDQKEILVNTLGGKLFVSFIKTSNEYKNIYLTGSVGFIFRGCVFI, encoded by the coding sequence ATGAAATTGGATTTTTTTAAATATCAAGGAACAGGAAATGATTTTATATTAATAGATTCTAGAGAACAAATAGTTAAAGAAGATCCTTTTTTATTTAAAAAATTATGTGATAGACATTTTGGAATTGGATCAGATGGAATTATTTTAATTCAAAATGATTCTAAAAGTGATTTTTATATGAAATATTATAATTCTGATGGAAAAGAAAGTACAATGTGTGGGAATGGAGGAAGATGTGCTATTTTTTTTGCAAAAACATTAGAAATTCCAAAAAAAAGAATAAATCAAACTTATTTTAGAGCTATAGATGGATTTCATTATGGATTTATAAAAAGAGAAAGAGTTGTTTCCATTAATTTAATAGATATAAAAAAAGATATAATAGAAATTTATCCAAAACATGTTTTTTTAAATACGGGTTCTCCTCATCATATAGTTTTTATAAAAAAAGTAAATAAAATAAACGTATATCAAGAAGGTAGAAAAATTAGATTTCAAAATTCTTATTTGAAAGAAGGAGTAAATGTTAATTTTGTAGAAATAGTTGATAAAAACATATTACAAGTTCGTACTTATGAAAGAGGGGTAGAGAAAGAAACTTTATCTTGTGGGACAGGAGTTACAGCTTCTGTAATTGCTGCATGTGAAACAAATAAGATTTCTAATAGTGATCAAAAAGAAATTTTAGTTAATACATTAGGTGGAAAATTATTCGTTTCATTTATAAAAACGAGTAATGAATATAAAAATATTTATTTAACTGGATCTGTAGGATTCATATTCCGAGGATGCGTTTTTATTTAA
- the tgt gene encoding tRNA guanosine(34) transglycosylase Tgt: protein MKFDLIKTDLFSKARAGIIETDHGRIETPIFMPVASKGYVKSVSIHELHKLSKIILGNTYHLHLQPGIEVIHQAGGIHSFMNWKKSILTDSGGYQIFSMRKLNKISEDGVLFQSIINGSYHFFSPEISMNIQRFIGGDIIMAFDDCPPFPCSYQEAKKSIKKTHRWLKKCYSFLQKKPEKYNYKQSFFPIIQGSIYPDLRIYSAEKILLLEVEGYAIGGLSLGENKETTYKITDLLTDILPKKKPRYLMGVGNPVDILEGISLGIDMFDCVIPTRNGRHGMLFTWKGTMNIKNKKWKTDFSCLDEFGNSYVDRSYTKAYVRHLFLSRDNSAKEITSIHNLSFYSNLIKQARIHILQNNFLPWKKSLIPLLKERL from the coding sequence ATGAAATTTGATTTGATCAAAACCGATCTATTTTCCAAAGCAAGAGCCGGAATTATAGAAACAGATCATGGTAGAATAGAAACTCCTATTTTTATGCCAGTAGCCTCAAAAGGATATGTAAAATCGGTTTCTATCCATGAATTACATAAATTATCAAAAATTATTCTTGGAAATACCTATCATTTACATTTACAGCCAGGAATTGAAGTCATACATCAAGCAGGTGGGATTCATTCTTTTATGAATTGGAAAAAGTCTATTCTCACAGATAGTGGAGGTTATCAAATTTTTTCTATGAGAAAATTAAATAAAATTAGTGAAGATGGAGTTTTATTTCAATCTATTATAAATGGATCTTATCATTTCTTTTCTCCAGAAATTTCTATGAATATTCAACGTTTTATAGGAGGAGATATTATTATGGCTTTTGATGATTGTCCCCCTTTTCCCTGTAGTTATCAAGAAGCTAAAAAATCTATAAAAAAAACACATCGTTGGTTAAAAAAATGTTATTCGTTTTTACAAAAAAAACCAGAAAAATATAATTATAAGCAAAGTTTTTTTCCTATTATACAAGGAAGTATTTATCCGGATTTAAGAATTTATTCTGCAGAAAAAATATTGTTGTTAGAAGTTGAAGGATATGCTATAGGGGGATTAAGTTTGGGAGAAAATAAAGAAACAACCTATAAGATAACTGATTTATTAACAGATATTTTACCTAAAAAAAAACCTAGATATTTAATGGGGGTAGGAAATCCTGTAGATATTTTAGAAGGAATATCTCTTGGAATAGACATGTTTGATTGCGTAATTCCTACAAGAAATGGACGTCATGGAATGTTATTTACATGGAAAGGAACTATGAATATAAAAAATAAAAAATGGAAAACCGATTTTTCTTGTTTAGATGAATTTGGAAATTCTTATGTTGATAGATCGTATACTAAAGCCTATGTAAGACATCTTTTTTTATCCAGAGATAATTCAGCAAAAGAAATAACTTCAATACATAATCTTTCTTTTTACTCTAATTTAATTAAACAAGCAAGAATTCATATTTTGCAAAATAATTTTTTACCTTGGAAAAAATCGTTAATTCCTCTATTAAAAGAACGTTTATGA
- a CDS encoding LptF/LptG family permease: MNSQISKNEYIFIRNFDRKKNVGKECVYQKFNGYRLVYVLKSRNIFWYKKNKIYIFYDYKETIINNNYDFLIKGTYKLKKLPMSPEDLLPEEYVAETMNINELKNFIERKKRNQNVNIYLNEYYQRTSLPFSTFIFTILGFSISSEKRKGEIGYNIIIGFILAFFYIFFIEIAKIYSSKNYIPSFLSIWFPNIIFGIVTCLFYWIRRNK; encoded by the coding sequence ATTAATAGTCAAATTTCAAAAAATGAATATATTTTTATTCGAAATTTTGATAGAAAAAAAAATGTAGGAAAAGAATGTGTCTATCAAAAATTTAATGGATATCGTTTAGTATATGTTCTAAAATCTAGAAATATTTTTTGGTACAAAAAAAATAAAATATACATATTTTACGATTATAAGGAAACTATAATCAATAATAATTATGATTTTTTGATTAAAGGAACTTACAAGTTAAAAAAATTACCAATGAGTCCTGAAGATCTTCTACCAGAAGAATATGTAGCAGAAACTATGAACATTAATGAACTTAAAAATTTTATAGAAAGAAAAAAAAGAAATCAAAATGTAAATATATATTTAAATGAATATTACCAGAGAACAAGTTTACCTTTTTCCACTTTTATATTTACTATCTTAGGATTTTCTATTTCTTCAGAAAAAAGAAAAGGAGAAATTGGTTATAATATTATCATAGGATTTATATTAGCATTTTTCTATATTTTTTTTATAGAAATTGCAAAAATATATTCTTCTAAAAACTATATACCTTCTTTTTTATCTATTTGGTTTCCCAATATTATTTTTGGAATTGTTACATGTTTATTTTATTGGATTAGAAGAAATAAATAA
- a CDS encoding zinc-binding metallopeptidase family protein: MKNNNNYSINRSSLKFLEKYLNGFSPTGAESEGQKIWINYINSYVTKIQTDLYGTAVGIINPNFSYKLIIEAHADEISWYVNYINENGLIYVSRNGGSDHLITPSKRVIIHTDKGFVYGVFGWPAIHTRKSSEEKHPNVDNIFVDIGVSSKTEAMNLGVHVGCIITYPDKFLLMNHDYFVSRALDNKIGGFIIAEVAKMIVENNINLKFGLYIVNSVQEEVGLRGAKMIAQTIQPNMAIVTDVTHDTSSPMIDKKIQGDIKCGLGPVIGYAPSIQKNIRELIINTANNKKIRFQRLVSSRDTGTDTDAFAYSNKGVSSALISIPMKYMHTTVEMVHKKDVESAILLIFETLYEINNSKLIIDKIENE, translated from the coding sequence ATGAAAAATAATAATAATTATTCAATCAATAGAAGTTCTTTAAAGTTTCTTGAAAAATATCTAAACGGATTTTCTCCAACAGGAGCAGAAAGTGAAGGACAAAAAATATGGATAAATTATATTAATTCTTATGTAACGAAAATTCAAACTGATTTATATGGAACAGCAGTAGGGATCATTAATCCTAATTTTTCATATAAATTAATTATTGAAGCTCATGCTGACGAAATATCTTGGTATGTAAATTATATTAATGAGAATGGACTTATCTATGTATCTCGTAATGGAGGATCAGATCATCTAATTACACCATCTAAAAGGGTTATTATTCATACAGATAAAGGATTTGTATATGGAGTATTTGGATGGCCAGCTATTCATACGAGGAAATCTTCGGAAGAAAAACATCCTAATGTAGATAATATATTTGTTGATATTGGTGTTTCTAGTAAAACGGAAGCCATGAATTTGGGGGTTCATGTGGGATGTATAATTACTTACCCCGATAAATTTTTACTTATGAATCACGATTATTTTGTATCTAGAGCATTAGACAATAAAATAGGAGGTTTTATTATTGCAGAAGTTGCAAAAATGATTGTGGAAAATAATATAAATTTAAAATTTGGATTATATATAGTAAATTCAGTTCAAGAAGAAGTGGGACTAAGAGGAGCTAAGATGATTGCTCAAACTATTCAGCCTAATATGGCTATTGTTACAGACGTGACTCACGATACTTCTAGTCCTATGATCGATAAAAAAATACAAGGTGATATTAAATGTGGATTAGGTCCTGTTATTGGATATGCCCCTTCGATACAAAAAAACATTAGAGAATTGATTATTAATACCGCTAATAATAAAAAAATACGTTTTCAGCGTTTAGTTTCATCCAGGGATACAGGAACAGATACAGATGCTTTTGCCTATTCCAATAAAGGAGTATCATCGGCTTTAATATCCATTCCTATGAAATACATGCATACTACAGTAGAAATGGTCCATAAAAAAGATGTAGAAAGTGCTATATTATTAATTTTTGAAACTTTATACGAAATTAATAATTCTAAATTAATCATCGATAAAATCGAAAATGAATAA
- a CDS encoding trypsin-like peptidase domain-containing protein, which yields MKKIRIVFYIVLSSIMSSIITIAAYKQYTKEEPFLFPYTNSLIKGKTKLTSSPYLVGSSGLPDFTRVVAKTIHTVVNVKNYSKKYYSNQFDPFDFFFGFPDDFENRGKKYPKNDSPGLHGSGVIISPDGYIVTNNHVIRDAEKIEITLSDQRTYRAKLIGTDSSTDIALLKINEKNLPFIYFSDSNKVQVGEWVLAIGNPFDLNSTVTAGIISAKNRNLGILRGETQSAIESFFQTDAAVNPGNSGGALLNTNGELIGINTAISSSSGNFIGYSFAAPSNLVAKVVQDIRKYGTVQRAFLGVKGMDLSKTEYLKDYNRETHQNIKPQTGFLIGEVFDKSGAADAGIKKGDIIKNIDGQTIQNIADLSFIVGTKHPGDKVKMNIIRNGHKKTFIVLLKDIQGRTKIRTREEILPSELLGASFETLSLEYKKDFGVDYGIRIKKIRIGRLSSIGMEEGDIILSINGEKMKKPNDVDRVLKKYSGDVTIKYIKQNGQVYIVGFEMN from the coding sequence ATGAAGAAAATAAGAATAGTTTTTTATATTGTACTTAGTAGTATTATGAGTTCAATTATAACCATAGCGGCATATAAACAATACACTAAAGAAGAACCTTTTCTTTTTCCATATACAAATTCTTTAATAAAAGGAAAAACAAAGTTAACCTCTTCCCCTTATTTAGTTGGTTCTTCTGGACTTCCTGATTTTACCAGGGTAGTTGCAAAAACAATACATACAGTAGTTAATGTAAAAAACTATTCAAAAAAATATTATAGTAATCAATTTGATCCATTTGATTTCTTTTTTGGATTTCCGGATGACTTCGAAAATAGAGGAAAAAAATATCCAAAAAATGATAGTCCTGGTCTCCATGGATCAGGAGTCATCATTTCTCCTGATGGATATATAGTAACCAATAATCATGTTATCAGAGATGCCGAAAAAATTGAAATCACTCTAAGTGATCAGAGAACTTATAGAGCTAAGTTAATAGGAACAGATTCTAGTACGGATATAGCATTGTTGAAAATAAATGAAAAAAATTTACCTTTTATTTATTTTTCAGATTCTAATAAAGTTCAAGTAGGTGAGTGGGTTTTAGCGATAGGGAATCCTTTTGATTTAAATTCTACTGTAACAGCAGGGATTATCAGTGCAAAAAATAGGAATTTAGGAATATTAAGAGGAGAAACCCAGTCTGCTATTGAATCTTTTTTTCAAACAGATGCAGCAGTAAATCCTGGAAATAGTGGAGGCGCTTTGTTAAATACAAATGGGGAATTAATTGGAATTAATACAGCTATATCTTCATCTTCCGGAAACTTTATAGGATATAGTTTCGCCGCACCTTCTAATCTAGTAGCAAAAGTAGTCCAAGATATTAGAAAATATGGAACAGTACAACGCGCTTTTTTAGGAGTTAAAGGAATGGATCTTTCTAAAACTGAATATTTAAAAGATTATAATAGGGAAACCCATCAGAATATAAAACCTCAAACAGGATTTTTGATAGGAGAAGTATTTGATAAAAGCGGAGCTGCAGATGCAGGAATAAAAAAAGGAGATATCATAAAAAATATAGACGGACAGACAATACAAAATATTGCAGATTTGTCATTTATTGTTGGAACAAAACATCCAGGAGACAAAGTAAAAATGAATATTATTCGTAATGGACATAAAAAAACTTTTATTGTTCTTCTAAAAGATATACAAGGAAGAACAAAAATAAGAACTAGAGAGGAAATTCTTCCATCTGAGCTATTAGGAGCCTCATTTGAGACACTTAGTTTAGAGTACAAAAAAGATTTTGGGGTTGATTATGGAATTAGAATAAAAAAAATAAGAATAGGTCGTTTAAGTTCTATAGGAATGGAAGAAGGGGACATCATTTTATCTATTAATGGAGAAAAAATGAAAAAGCCCAATGATGTAGATCGTGTTTTAAAAAAATATTCTGGAGATGTTACTATTAAATATATTAAACAAAATGGACAAGTGTATATAGTAGGATTTGAAATGAATTAA
- a CDS encoding FtsL-like putative cell division protein has product MKTYIKDILKGKFLVKEDAYRSWNFIFFLTMLSLISITSSHIMDRKIRKITQISEEIKELKSEYAYIHSKCMQMQLASFLKKKLVHRLKYVEEPPYELILDKEDIS; this is encoded by the coding sequence ATGAAAACATATATTAAAGATATCCTTAAAGGAAAATTTTTAGTAAAAGAAGATGCTTATCGTAGTTGGAATTTTATTTTTTTTCTTACTATGTTATCTTTAATTAGTATTACTAGTTCACATATAATGGATAGAAAAATAAGAAAAATAACCCAAATTAGTGAAGAAATTAAAGAATTAAAATCTGAATATGCATATATTCATAGTAAATGTATGCAAATGCAACTCGCTTCTTTTTTAAAAAAAAAATTAGTTCATAGATTGAAATATGTAGAGGAACCTCCGTATGAATTAATTTTAGATAAAGAAGATATATCTTAA
- a CDS encoding LptF/LptG family permease, giving the protein MKIIDRYIIRNIIFTFLFITISIQLLSIVIDVSQRMHRLESNQGSIKEALIFYYPYWSIWLANTFSPISVFLSVIFFTSKLTKNSEITAILSNGVSFNRLIFPYFISAFIIGIIALLINYYFLPIANKKKINFIINTY; this is encoded by the coding sequence ATGAAAATTATTGATCGTTATATTATTCGTAATATTATCTTTACTTTCCTATTTATTACAATATCAATACAATTATTATCTATTGTGATAGACGTATCACAACGTATGCATCGTTTAGAAAGTAATCAAGGATCCATTAAAGAGGCTTTAATTTTTTATTATCCATATTGGTCTATATGGTTAGCCAATACTTTTTCTCCTATTTCCGTTTTTTTATCTGTTATTTTTTTTACATCTAAATTAACAAAGAATTCAGAAATTACAGCTATTTTATCAAATGGAGTTAGTTTCAATAGATTAATTTTTCCTTATTTTATATCTGCTTTCATAATAGGAATAATAGCTTTATTAATAAATTATTATTTTTTACCTATAGCTAATAAAAAAAAAATCAATTTCATTATCAATACTTATTAA
- the rsmH gene encoding 16S rRNA (cytosine(1402)-N(4))-methyltransferase RsmH — protein sequence MDFNNYFYHHRPVLLKESIENLITDKNGIYVDATFGGGGHSNAILKKLNKRGTLIALDQDKESIKNNLIKDERFHLFHNNFIHIQDILNKNYIEKVSGILVDLGVSSLQIDNPKRGFSYRWNCILDMRMNQESWYSARNVLNECSKKELFHIFREYGEFKNAKNIAEKILKKRLKKQITTTLDLINLFFIKRSFKKKRFFSRLFQSIRIKVNNEINLFKYFLLESSKIILPKGRIAIISYHSIEDRITKYFFKKGVIENQINFEILPFKMIHKKVIKPTLQEIINNPRSRSAKLRIAEKTTQ from the coding sequence ATGGATTTTAATAACTATTTTTACCATCATCGTCCGGTTTTATTAAAAGAAAGTATAGAAAATTTGATCACAGATAAAAATGGAATTTATGTGGACGCTACCTTTGGTGGAGGTGGACATTCTAATGCTATTTTAAAAAAATTAAACAAAAGAGGAACTTTAATTGCCTTGGATCAGGATAAGGAATCCATAAAAAATAACCTGATTAAAGATGAACGATTTCATCTATTTCACAATAATTTTATTCATATACAAGATATTTTAAATAAAAATTATATTGAAAAAGTATCAGGAATATTAGTAGATTTAGGAGTCTCATCTTTACAAATAGATAATCCTAAAAGAGGTTTTTCTTACCGATGGAATTGTATTTTAGACATGAGAATGAATCAAGAATCTTGGTATTCTGCTAGGAATGTTCTTAATGAATGTTCTAAAAAAGAATTATTTCATATATTTCGTGAATATGGAGAATTTAAAAATGCAAAAAATATTGCAGAAAAAATATTAAAAAAACGTTTAAAAAAACAAATTACAACTACATTAGATTTAATAAATCTTTTTTTTATTAAGAGATCCTTTAAAAAAAAAAGGTTTTTTTCTAGACTATTTCAGTCTATACGAATAAAAGTTAATAATGAAATAAATCTTTTCAAATATTTTTTACTGGAATCTTCGAAAATTATTTTACCAAAAGGGAGAATCGCTATTATTTCATATCATTCTATAGAAGATAGAATAACAAAATATTTCTTTAAAAAAGGAGTTATAGAAAATCAAATAAATTTTGAAATTCTTCCATTTAAAATGATACATAAAAAAGTAATTAAACCCACCCTTCAAGAAATTATAAATAATCCAAGATCTAGAAGCGCTAAATTAAGAATAGCGGAAAAAACTACACAATAA